One Pullulanibacillus sp. KACC 23026 DNA segment encodes these proteins:
- a CDS encoding YceD family protein, which yields MTLKWTVPELVKYRNDGLMIDETLSLQEDLTNRDREIRQVSPVNVSGYAEISRSKASFYLTVKGEMVLPCSITLEDVPFPFHIQMSDTFHWDASFSEEDHVDEETHEVVDQTIDLVPYIEEAILVEKPIRVISEKAKELPLPSGKGWDFVADGNRKQQLDPRLAKLKELLDD from the coding sequence GTGACATTAAAATGGACAGTTCCGGAGCTGGTTAAATATCGGAATGATGGTTTAATGATCGATGAAACCCTCTCTCTTCAAGAAGATTTAACGAATAGAGACCGCGAAATACGCCAGGTTTCACCGGTGAACGTATCAGGTTATGCAGAAATATCTCGTTCAAAAGCGAGCTTTTACTTGACCGTTAAAGGTGAGATGGTTTTACCGTGCTCTATTACACTTGAAGATGTCCCATTTCCGTTTCATATTCAAATGTCGGATACCTTTCATTGGGATGCCTCTTTCAGCGAAGAGGATCATGTGGATGAAGAAACCCATGAAGTGGTCGATCAGACGATTGATTTGGTTCCATACATTGAAGAAGCGATATTAGTTGAGAAACCAATACGTGTGATCAGTGAAAAGGCTAAGGAATTGCCGCTCCCAAGCGGGAAAGGCTGGGACTTTGTGGCTGATGGGAATCGGAAACAACAACTTGATCCAAGATTGGCCAAGTTAAAAGAATTATTGGATGACTGA
- a CDS encoding nucleotidyltransferase: protein MKVAGVVVEYNPLHNGHLYHLQEMRKKIQPDLTVAVMSGPFLQRGEPALLSKWTRSRLALQAGIDLVFELPYAYATQRAEVFAFGAVSLLQDIGVTDLCFGSEQGEIAPFLNTLDLLTSNNETYNASLKAFMKEGYSYPKAQALAFKGLSPERDQTIDLTQPNNILGFHYIKASRLLGGAITCHTIKRTGAAYHDKSLTQKKIASATAIRQALFESNGEWQALKPYVPLYTAEALEIAANQDGLRSWEDYFPLLKYRLLTDSGEAISAIYEAEEGLENRLKKEIEKAADFQSFMEAIKTKRYTWTRLQRLLTHILTQATKQEMMSAHALERPNYLRLLGMSNNGQQYLNHQKETLRIPLISRLNRENQTLLHRDIQAAKCYQLIPNGESSEFEQVPVQLSTAKPSGV from the coding sequence ATGAAAGTGGCAGGTGTCGTAGTGGAATACAATCCCTTACATAATGGTCATCTTTATCATTTACAAGAAATGCGAAAAAAAATCCAACCCGACCTTACAGTAGCGGTCATGAGTGGTCCTTTCCTGCAGCGGGGGGAACCTGCTTTATTATCAAAATGGACACGTTCCCGACTCGCGCTTCAAGCCGGCATTGATCTTGTCTTTGAACTTCCCTACGCCTATGCGACACAAAGAGCGGAAGTATTTGCATTCGGTGCCGTGAGCCTCTTACAAGATATAGGGGTAACCGACCTTTGTTTTGGCAGTGAGCAGGGTGAGATTGCCCCTTTCTTGAACACTTTAGATCTTTTAACTTCCAATAACGAGACTTATAACGCTTCATTAAAAGCCTTCATGAAGGAAGGGTATAGCTACCCCAAAGCACAAGCCCTTGCCTTTAAAGGGTTATCACCAGAGCGCGATCAGACAATCGATTTAACTCAACCCAATAATATTCTAGGCTTTCACTACATCAAGGCAAGCAGGCTATTAGGCGGGGCCATTACGTGTCATACCATAAAGAGAACCGGTGCGGCCTATCATGACAAGTCACTCACCCAGAAAAAGATTGCAAGTGCTACGGCTATTCGTCAAGCCTTGTTTGAATCAAACGGTGAATGGCAAGCGCTCAAGCCCTATGTTCCACTATATACGGCAGAAGCTTTAGAAATCGCCGCTAATCAAGATGGGTTGAGATCATGGGAAGACTACTTTCCTTTATTAAAATATCGACTGCTGACCGATTCAGGGGAAGCCATTTCCGCTATCTATGAAGCCGAAGAAGGACTCGAGAATCGGCTGAAAAAAGAGATTGAAAAAGCAGCGGACTTTCAATCGTTTATGGAAGCGATCAAAACGAAGCGCTACACTTGGACACGCCTTCAGCGTCTGCTCACCCATATTTTGACGCAAGCGACCAAACAAGAAATGATGAGTGCCCATGCCCTAGAACGGCCAAATTATCTCAGATTACTGGGCATGTCGAACAACGGTCAACAGTATTTGAATCACCAAAAAGAAACTCTAAGGATTCCTTTAATTTCAAGACTTAATAGAGAAAATCAAACCCTTCTTCATCGGGATATTCAAGCCGCTAAATGCTATCAGTTAATTCCAAACGGAGAATCCTCGGAGTTTGAACAAGTACCCGTTCAACTAAGCACCGCAAAACCTTCAGGTGTTTAG
- the rpmF gene encoding 50S ribosomal protein L32 produces the protein MAVPKRRTSTTRKNKRRTHFKLSVPGMVKCDNCGEFKLAHRVCPECGSYKGKEVVEK, from the coding sequence GTGGCGGTACCTAAAAGAAGAACGTCAACGACTCGTAAGAACAAACGTCGTACGCATTTTAAGTTGAGCGTGCCTGGCATGGTTAAATGTGACAATTGTGGTGAATTTAAATTAGCTCACCGCGTTTGCCCAGAGTGTGGCTCATATAAAGGAAAAGAAGTCGTAGAAAAATAA
- a CDS encoding SepM family pheromone-processing serine protease, whose amino-acid sequence MTKQRAKWPYVLLIILIILVVILEFVQVPYYVHKPGTADKLESMVHVKGGYQDQGTMRLVTIYEIKANLLQYLIAKYDFNKYTDVYKVSQIQLPDETQQELNVRNLNDMKTAQDSATYVAYKAAGRNPTIKQLGIKVLDINSEMPAKKVLEPSDLIIEANGKPIHTINDFKKEIKGAKAGQKVQLKIKRGNETKTVSTQLAKFPKDWQTSGQSDEVGLGIVESDDVKVSVTPPVTFNTQGIGGPSAGLMMTLEIYNQLTPSDLSKGYNICGTGTMDFDGTVGPIGGIEEKIVAANKEGVDIFFAPVADHEAKDAEATVKDIHSKIKVVPVKTFDDALNYLKNLKEKKS is encoded by the coding sequence ATGACGAAGCAAAGAGCAAAGTGGCCGTATGTTCTATTGATCATTCTTATCATCCTGGTCGTGATCCTCGAATTCGTTCAGGTTCCTTACTATGTCCATAAACCAGGTACGGCAGATAAGCTTGAATCCATGGTTCATGTTAAAGGCGGTTACCAAGATCAAGGAACTATGCGTTTAGTGACGATCTACGAAATCAAAGCGAATCTCTTGCAATATTTGATTGCCAAATATGACTTTAATAAATACACGGATGTCTATAAAGTCAGTCAAATTCAATTGCCTGATGAAACGCAGCAAGAGCTCAATGTTAGAAATTTAAATGACATGAAAACGGCTCAGGATAGCGCTACCTATGTGGCCTATAAAGCCGCTGGACGCAATCCGACCATTAAACAGTTAGGAATTAAAGTGCTGGATATTAATTCAGAAATGCCGGCTAAAAAAGTATTAGAGCCTAGTGATCTGATTATTGAGGCGAATGGGAAGCCGATACATACCATTAATGACTTTAAAAAAGAGATAAAAGGGGCTAAAGCCGGGCAAAAGGTTCAACTGAAAATTAAGCGAGGAAATGAAACAAAGACAGTAAGTACTCAACTCGCGAAGTTCCCTAAGGATTGGCAAACTTCTGGACAATCCGATGAAGTCGGATTAGGCATTGTTGAAAGTGATGATGTGAAGGTGAGTGTGACCCCGCCTGTCACCTTTAACACACAAGGAATCGGCGGACCGTCTGCTGGCTTAATGATGACCCTCGAAATATATAATCAACTGACGCCTTCTGACTTGAGTAAAGGATACAATATCTGTGGAACGGGGACGATGGACTTTGATGGGACAGTGGGACCTATTGGCGGCATTGAAGAAAAAATTGTTGCCGCTAATAAGGAAGGGGTCGATATTTTCTTTGCCCCTGTTGCCGACCACGAAGCTAAGGATGCAGAAGCAACGGTAAAAGACATTCATTCAAAAATTAAAGTCGTACCTGTTAAAACGTTTGATGATGCTCTGAACTATTTAAAAAACTTAAAAGAAAAGAAATCGTAA
- a CDS encoding patatin-like phospholipase family protein, translating to MTRPTIGLALGSGGAKGFAHIGVIKVLEEAGIPIDYIAGSSMGALVAALYGVGHNWKSMERMALAFRRNHYLDFTVPKMGFITGKKLTDLIRVLSYQKHFEDCRLPVKIVATDLIRGERVILDSGPLYKAVRASISIPGVFVPVKWGGRIFVDGGVIDRVPTKVVRDMGADLVLSVDVSSFSGEAVIHSIIDVMVQSLDIMQQHLVNQQESHADLLMKPPVSNFNSTAFTNLDRIIAIGEKTARQHIRDLQRLIANWKD from the coding sequence ATGACAAGGCCAACAATAGGACTTGCTTTAGGATCTGGAGGAGCAAAAGGCTTTGCTCATATTGGGGTGATCAAAGTCTTGGAAGAAGCGGGCATTCCGATAGATTATATAGCGGGGTCGAGCATGGGAGCACTCGTGGCCGCCTTATATGGGGTCGGTCATAATTGGAAAAGTATGGAGCGAATGGCGCTTGCTTTCAGGCGAAATCATTATCTCGATTTTACAGTTCCTAAGATGGGGTTTATAACGGGAAAGAAATTAACCGATCTCATTCGGGTGTTAAGCTATCAAAAACATTTTGAAGATTGTCGATTGCCTGTTAAAATTGTAGCAACGGATTTAATAAGGGGAGAACGGGTTATTCTAGATTCAGGTCCTCTTTATAAAGCGGTAAGAGCGAGTATTTCGATTCCAGGTGTGTTTGTCCCAGTTAAGTGGGGAGGGAGGATCTTTGTGGATGGCGGTGTCATTGACCGCGTGCCGACAAAGGTAGTCAGAGACATGGGGGCAGATCTTGTCCTTTCTGTCGATGTCTCAAGCTTTTCTGGAGAAGCGGTTATTCATTCCATCATTGATGTTATGGTGCAAAGCCTTGACATTATGCAACAGCACCTTGTTAACCAGCAGGAATCTCATGCCGACCTCTTGATGAAGCCGCCTGTGTCGAATTTTAATTCCACTGCTTTTACAAATCTTGATCGAATTATTGCGATTGGAGAGAAAACAGCGAGACAGCATATTAGAGACCTCCAACGCCTTATTGCCAATTGGAAGGATTGA